A genome region from Hevea brasiliensis isolate MT/VB/25A 57/8 chromosome 7, ASM3005281v1, whole genome shotgun sequence includes the following:
- the LOC110639516 gene encoding eukaryotic translation initiation factor 4B2, whose product MSKAWGSNVDWAADVEREEQEAAAEAAAAAAYGESAESQNFPSLKEANTAKPKKKKMSLNEFYASSSGSGGGRAVESKGLTPDEMLRLPTGPKQRSAEEMQYGRLGGGFSNYGRTGQPPGRMRDRDDTDGAWGGGRRQYGGFDEERRGPPPRVSDYDQPSRADEIDNWAMMKKSLPSFDSGRQNRYGSLGGGGGGGMGGGSRADEVDNWGSAKKPLPTRSTFGSGFRDSGPESDRWRRGGVREPERERPRLILEPPKADVAANETPKTSRPNPFGAARPREQVLAEKGLDWKKIEVEIEAKKMSSHSSRPASAHSSRPSSAHSARSEGTVLQQELEIVVSKPRPKVNPFGEAKPREVLLEERGEDWRKIDLELEHRRIYRLQTDEEKLLKEEIEQLKEHQKELTVKGNRESQEGPVEDQPNLQDIISQKEKKLEQLIRDWDDKVRFGQKAIERPGSEAGRAASFSERPYSRSGSFDESRSMEYVDRPRSRGSGTQDIWKRPGDDRREGGRERRFLGSRDFDRSRSRERW is encoded by the exons ATGTCAAAGGCGTGGGGCTCCAACGTCGACTGGGCCGCCGATGTCGAGCGTGAGGAGCAGGAAGCGGCCGCCGAAGCCGCGGCTGCAGCAGCTTATGGCGAATCCGCTGAGTCTCAGAACTTCCCAAGCCTGAAAGAGGCTAACACTGCTAAGCCTAAGAAGAAGAAGATGTCTCTCAACGAGTTCTACGCCTCCTCCAGTGGCTCAGGTGGCGGTCGCGCGGTAGAATCGAAAGGCTTAACTCCTGATGAGATGCTTCGGCTCCCTACTGGTCCTAAGCAGCGTTCCGCTGAGGAAATGCAGTATGGCCGTCTCGGTGGCGGGTTTTCCAATTATGGGCGGACTGGTCAGCCTCCGGGCCGTATGCGTGACCGCGATGACACGGATGGGGCTTGGGGAGGTGGTAGAAGGCAGTATGGCGGATTTGACGAGGAGCGAAGGGGTCCACCTCCTAGGGTTTCCGACTATGATCAGCCCTCGCGAGCTGATGAGATTGATAATTGGGCAATGATGAAGAAATCCCTCCCTTCATTTGATTCTGGCCGCCAAAATCGTTACGGTTCGctcggtggtggtggtggtggtggtatggGAGGTGGTTCTAGGGCCGATGAGGTTGATAATTGGGGCAGTGCTAAGAAACCGCTTCCTACTAGATCTACATTTGGTTCAGGGTTTCGTGATTCCGGGCCTGAGTCTGATCGGTGGAGAAGAGGAGGGGTTCGTGAACCTGAGCGGGAGAGGCCTAGATTGATTTTAGAACCGCCGAAGGCTGATGTAGCTGCTAATGAGACGCCTAAAACAAGTAGGCCAAATCCGTTTGGGGCAGCGAGGCCGAGAGAACAGGTGTTGGCAGAGAAAGGTTTGGACTGGAAAAAGATTGAGGTGGAGATAGAAGCTAAGAAGATGAGCTCACACTCGAGCAGGCCCGCCAGTGCACACTCGAGCAGGCCTTCTAGTGCGCATTCAGCCAGGTCAGAGGGGACGGTGCTTCAGCAGGAATTAGAGATTGTGGTTTCCAAGCCCAGACCAAAGGTGAATCCCTTTGGAGAGGCAAAGCCTAGAGAAGTGTTGTTGGAAGAAAGAGGCGAGGATTGGCGGAAGATTGATCTTGAATTGGAGCATCGCAGGATTTACAG GCTACAAACAGATGAGGAGAAATTATTGAAAGAAGAAATAGAGCAGTTAAAGGAGCACCAGAAAGAACTCACAGTCAAAGGTAATAGGGAATCTCAGGAAGGGCCTGTTGAAGACCAACCTAATTTGCAAGATATAATATctcagaaagaaaagaaattagaaCAGCTCATCCGTGATTGGGATGACAAAGTTCGATTTGGGCAGAAAGCCATCGAAAGGCCAGGTTCTGAGGCAGGGAGGGCTGCTAGTTTCTCTGAGAGACCATATTCTCGATCTGGGTCTTTTGATGAATCTAGAAGTATGGAGTATGTGGATAGGCCTCGATCACGTGGCAGTGGCACACAAGATATATGGAAAAGGCCTGGTGATGACCGAAGAGAAGGTGGCAGGGAAAGAAGATTTCTTGGTAGCAGAGACTTTGACAG GTCAAGGTCAAGGGAGAGATGGTGA
- the LOC110639515 gene encoding alpha-L-fucosidase 3: protein MEVYPSLFTLPIFVFLIISWSPLCLVVATSPCHFPAIFNFGDSNSDTGGLSAVFGQAPPPHGESFFHHPAGRYCDGRLIVDFFAEKLGLPYLSAYLDSVGSNFRHGANFATAGSTIRPQNTTLRQSGFSPISLDVQWNEFYDFHRRSQIFRSKGGIYKELLPKASDFSRALYTFDIGQNDLTSGYFLNMSANEVRAYVPDVLNQFKNIVSYVYGQGGRNFWIHNTGPFGCLPYVIDRIPISKAEFDKVGCGTPFNEVAQYFNRGLKEVVAQLRKELPHAAITYVDVYTVKYNLISRARTHGFNESLRACCGHGGKYNYNKNIGCGRKITVRGKQIMIGKPCKDPSRWINWDGVHYTQAANEWVFEQIVDGSFSDPPIPLKMACHRQPLS from the exons ATGGAGGTGTATCCTTCGCTCTTTACACTTCCAATCTTTGTTTTCTTAATTATCAGTTGGAGTCCATTATGCTTGGTGGTTGCTACTTCTCCATGTCATTTTCCGGCAATCTTTAACTTCGGAGACTCAAACTCCGACACTGGTGGCTTGTCTGCAGTTTTTGGTCAGGCACCTCCTCCTCATGGCGAGTCTTTTTTCCACCACCCCGCCGGACGCTACTGCGATGGCCGCCTCATTGTCGACTTCTTTG CGGAGAAGCTTGGATTGCCATATCTAAGTGCATATCTTGACTCAGTAGGCAGCAACTTCAGACATGGAGCCAATTTTGCAACTGCAGGATCCACCATTAGACCTCAAAACACTACTCTTCGCCAAAGCGGTTTTAGTCCCATTTCTTTGGATGTTCAATGGAATGAGTTCTATGATTTTCACCGAAGATCCCAAATCTTTCGTAGCAAAG GTGGAATTTATAAAGAATTGTTGCCTAAGGCTTCAGATTTCTCTCGTGCTTTGTACACATTCGATATTGGTCAGAACGATCTTACTTCTGGCTACTTCTTAAACATGTCTGCGAATGAAGTTAGAGCTTATGTTCCTGATGTGCTCAACCAGTTCAAGAACATTGTTTCG TACGTATATGGTCAAGGTGGAAGAAACTTTTGGATTCATAATACAGGACCATTTGGTTGTCTACCTTATGTTATAGATCGCATACCAATCTCAAAAGCAGAGTTTGACAAGGTTGGCTGTGGGACTCCATTTAATGAGGTAGCTCAATATTTCAATCGTGGATTGAAGGAGGTTGTCGCCCAATTGAGAAAAGAATTGCCCCATGCTGCAATAACATATGTTGATGTATACACAGTAAAATACAACCTTATCAGCCGAGCAAGAACGCACG GGTTCAACGAATCATTGAGAGCTTGCTGTGGACATGGAGGAAAGTATAACTACAACAAGAACATTGGATGTGGGCGAAAGATTACAGTGCGAGGAAAACAAATAATGATTGGGAAACCATGTAAAGATCCTTCAAGATGGATAAATTGGGATGGGGTACATTACACTCAGGCAGCTAACGAATGGGTTTTTGAACAGATTGTAGATGGTTCATTTTCAGACCCACCAATTCCATTGAAGATGGCTTGCCATAGGCAGCCTTTAAGTTGA
- the LOC110639536 gene encoding GDSL esterase/lipase At5g14450, with protein sequence MNSTGLASISDRWKSRWGITRIVAISLVIGVVLVSYSLPVFFPSRACQVPAIYNFGDSNSDTGSSSATFGRLPSPYGETFFGKPSGRCSDGRLVIDFIAEELGLPYLSAYLDSMDSDFKHGSNFAVSGSTIQPADGKLFGAGFNPLSLSIQLSQFQQFRDRTIELYKQDRKLWRESRLPGPEDFSKALYTLDCGQNDLHFGLISMIDEEKVVASIPSLINQFAIAIEKLYQEGARTFWIHNTGPIGCLPFPVIKHPPKPGNADQIGCVKSYNDVAQEFNKQLKEKVSKVRTQLLDAVLILVDIYSAKYSLISKANKYGFDNPLGYCCGHHEDHIVECGKTIELANGTNVYGGSCSDPSKYISWDGIHYTEAANQWVANRIIDGSLSDPPTPVVKACS encoded by the exons ATGAACTCTACAGGACTTGCTAGTATCAGTGATAGATGGAAGAGTCGCTGGGGAATAACCAGGATTGTTGCCATATCATTGGTGATTGGAGTTGTACTCGTTTCTTATTCATTGCCTGTCTTCTTTCCATCAAGGGCTTGTCAGGTTCCAGCAATTTACAACTTTGGAGATTCAAACTCTGATACAGGCAGTAGCTCAGCAACCTTCGGACGTCTTCCTTCTCCCTATGGTGAGACTTTCTTCGGCAAACCTTCTGGCCGCTGTTCTGATGGGCGTCTAGTCATTGATTTTATAG CTGAGGAATTAGGACTACCATACCTGAGTGCATATCTTGATTCCATGGATTCAGATTTCAAACATGGATCAAATTTTGCTGTTAGTGGATCCACCATTCAACCCGCGGATGGAAAATTGTTTGGTGCAGGTTTTAACCCCTTATCTCTCAGTATACAGCTTTCACAGTTTCAACAGTTTAGAGACCGCACCATTGAGTTATACAAACAAG ATAGAAAACTGTGGAGAGAAAGCCGCCTTCCAGGGCCAGAGGACTTCTCCAAGGCACTTTATACTTTGGATTGTGGGCAGAATGATCTTCATTTTGGGCTTATATCTATGATAGATGAGGAGAAAGTAGTGGCATCCATTCCCAGTCTAATCAATCAGTTTGCTATAGCCATAGAG AAACTCTACCAAGAAGGAGCAAGAACATTTTGGATACATAATACTGGTCCTATTGGCTGCTTGCCCTTTCCTGTCATAAAGCATCCCCCAAAGCCTGGAAATGCAGACCAAATTGGCTGTGTGAAGTCTTATAATGATGTGGCTCAAGAATTCAACAAGCAGCTTAAGGAAAAGGTTTCCAAAGTAAGGACTCAACTCTTGGATGCAGTGCTTATTCTTGTTGATATCTACTCGGCTAAATATTCTCTCATTAGCAAAGCAAACAAATATG GTTTTGATAATCCCTTGGGTTACTGTTGTGGGCACCATGAGGATCATATAGTCGAATGTGGGAAGACAATAGAATTAGCGAATGGAACTAATGTTTATGGAGGTTCTTGCAGTGATCCTTCAAAATACATTAGCTGGGATGGCATACATTATACTGAAGCAGCAAATCAATGGGTAGCTAACCGCATCATAGATGGCTCACTTTCAGATCCTCCAACACCCGTCGTCAAAGCATGTAGCTAG